ttgaggttcgtgttaatatataattttcagcttatttctaattataaattcatgttataattgtaaataaattattaacattttaaaaaattatttttttatatacagcatcgattctgctggggacgatgaacatgacagtgttgtgaggagggtgtgggaaaatcacgcggcaattaggtaacatcgaaaacaatacgactttttttttacataattatttatgttttgaaatgtaattttttcgtgcgtgaattaggttgcgtgatttttggtatgacgcccagaaaaaagcaaaaaaaacagcgagggataaggggttacaaggctggaacgatgttgcggtttggagggatttcaaaccaatatacatcccggaagatatatggccgcactatcttcagcacgtgacgtctgagcggttcacttgacgctcacagtccggtgccggcaactggaatcggcaaattcatggctcggttacaacgcacaccggcggctccgttccgtttgctgcacatgcgaaacggatggtaagattaatttaaatgaaatatatcgttcaattaatttgttgttaatacatttttttcattatatataggctacgtctcttggacgtgagccgagccctatggagctgtttgtggagacgcacgtgcggagtcatgaccgccaaaaggggacacaatagttcgttgacaaccgtgctcaacagtttgtggtatgtttgtttaaccattttattttgtaagttattattatgtttattgaattgaatatgattttttttttcaggagacctataataatcggttgagggagagatacggggatgatccttcgacccatccggaattcgatcaggatttgtggatggaggctggatcgtcaggtggacccgataaaaatcgggtttacgggctctccaacactaccgctgccaagttgcggtcgaccggtactgcttcaaccggtgggagctcccaatctaaggagtttgtggccttgcagcaaaggtgcgaccacctatcagaggcgtacacacaactcaaagaagagcaaagattggcgaacgaacaacacagattggcggacgaacaacgcagagcagagtctgaacaacaaagagcggcctatgaagagcttcgtcaaatggtcatgaacatgacacaaggcggaacatgtgcgcctaatcctttttggccgcctaacccccaccctcctcctcctccacctttatattaattgtttttttttttaaacacattcattttgtaatgaatattatttaactttgagtttttgttgcttaatataaattttatttgcataattggtttgtattactattaatttatattatttttttctaaataattaaaaaaaaaattacacagggatttaccgacggaataaatccgtcggcattggacagtgtccgAGGTAtgccatcccatcaccgacatacTCACCGACGGACATACtccgtcggtataaaaataccgacgaatttacagacggatttattcggtcggtatgaaatatcaccgacacttttgccgacggagttaCTCCGTCGGTATTTaaataacaccgacggaatgtattccgtcggtatattccaagtgggaaactttttttttttggcgcgcaccggccgtcggtaaaaccgtcggtaaatgtgttttttttattaccgacggatatagcGACGAAATGTGGAAttaccgacaaaaggtattccgacggaagtattccgtcggtaatatagtcggtaaataatttaccgacgaacgttctgtcacacaccgacggaatatgtccgtcggtaaaactgtgaaatcttgtagtgtgacattttaattgtgaaattaattaaattaaaaaaaaaaaaaaaaaaactaaaactgatGGGAGAATCACTATGATCCTCTCCTATCTATTAAAGATTTCACCTTTCATTAAACAAGTTATTAAATATACCGGCGTTTCGTAAACTAGTAAAGGGGTGTTTGAGATTGATATAtaggatatttaaaaaaaaaaacaattcttgaaaattcattaaaataaaataaaaaaagattttatttttatttttaatattaccatatcaaaaaaactaaaaaaaaatactacaaaaaacattaatttaatgttttttaaagccaaaaacatttaaaaaaaaaaacttaaaaataaaagtagaagttatacttttaaaatatttgagagtataatagctattgctttttaaagtattttttatatagaaatatattaacataatattttttttatttttaaaaattatcaacacattaaaataatcaaaaaatataaattaaaaataaataattttaaaaaaaaaaacaccattccACTTCTAATTATCTCTCTTGTCTCTCTATTATTCGAAAGTGGATGATGCCGACGGGGTCCTACcctatttatcttttatataaaaatgaaaaaaaaaattgtattgtagtttgaaaaaagaaaagacttgTAAAAGTCAATAATAACGTAGACTTCACTTAGTCAATGCAAAAAGAGACAGACATCGGCAAGGGAAGTAGCGAGGAGAAATTTCTTGGTAAAaatggaatgaaattgaaagctgAAAGGGTTCCTTTGAGGAGGCAAAAACGCGTCCTCTTTGTGGAAGGAAATCAAGTGAGGATATCTGAGAGAAGAAACAACGAGGAAAGTCGAGCACAGGAAAACGAAGAGCCCAGGGCCTCAGTATGGCAGGTGTTTCACATGAGGAAAACCCCCTAATCTAGTCCTCGATATATGTCAAAAGTTTCAGTTTGGTTcctactaaattaaaaaattcaatttcatcctaaACCTATCCTTGGCTGGACAAAATCAtacagaaatcatcaccgaaatccCAAAAGTTCCCTATATCTAAATTTGTTTGCACATATAAAGTGTCCGACAATGATTTGTTTAAGGCTGATTTTTCAGTAATTTTGGTAGATTTAGAACTAGCGTTAATTCACATTAACAATGGTGTGATGAAAGGGTCATATTGTATAGTAGATGATAGATAtggaatgaaatttaaattattttttgccaTACACAAAATTGAGAAAACCATGGTTCTGGAACAACTTTGATTTGAAAGATTAACTCAgtaatttattgatttagagTTTGGATAGATAAAAGtgaattttatcttaaatcatatattaaattaagctggtaatatttttttatttaaatccatattatttctgtttttttaattattcaaatgatattattctaaaaaatattaaaaaaacaaaaaacaaaatctattgAACTATGATTAACCTATAACCATGGAGAAAATGTCCTGACATGGGAttataaaatgatgttttctcTTCATTAGAGTTCAGGGGCTCGCGGACAGGCTGGGCAGGGTTCGGGCCTTAATTAACGCTACTAAGACTCTAATTGAAGACTGGCCTTCATTCTTGAAACTCGTTGGACTGAGCATAAGACTTCTTTATAAACCAAGTTCTTACAATTTGTCTGGCCCAACTCTATCCAATTCAATCTTATTTACCCTTATgatagttttattattaaatctaaatcaaGTGGTTAATATTTAAATCTCCACTTAATTTCTTACCAGATATTTGGATATGAGAATTAAGCTATACCCACAATACTTAGATGTGACAAGTTAGAGAAGCTTGATTTGCTATCACGTCAAGTGATTTAGTTCTGATAGCTATATCAAACTTAAATGTTTTGGGCTTAATaacaacttatttatttaaaaaaaattaaaaaaatatttgatgaatagataaaaaaaataaaagtaaaactattattatattagatagtaaagtgtttatttatttataataaatttctcatatatatatatataagtattcAAGCTATACTcactctaaaatataattttctgaTTCGAAAAtcaatctagaaaaaaatttgaagtgtTAAATCACTAAGTtattgtatcaatttgaattaatttttttcatttaaatgatgttttattctcttaaaaaatttagtattcATTTGACTTAGATTTAATGGGGCTAATTGAGTGtgattaatcaaatttattcgGATGAAGTTTTTATATCCAATTACAAATTCTTGTAttgcaagaatttttttatgctttctaTTTCTTCTGTGAGGGAGAAATAAATCAATAAGAAAGTTTTGAACAAAAGGTTGGTGGAAAAGGGTCAACTCGTGTGGCAGTAGGTAAGCTTAGATAACAAAGCGGAAGCATTAGGTAAGCCAATAcccattaacaaaatattattgagagGAATTCAAGAAATGGGCCTCTACGCAACTGCAATGGAAACCATGGAAGCATACACAGGCCTATCGCCGGCAGCGTTTTTCACGATTGCCGCCGTTATGGTGGTGGTTTACAAGATAGTTTGCAGCATGTTTGTGGACCCAGAAGAGTTTGACAAGAAGCCCATCAACGCGAGTGGTAGCATCGCCACCAaccaaccaccaccaccagaaccacaaccacaaccaccaACAATTCAGGAGCCAGTTCAGTTGGGAGATGTTACTGAAGAGGAATTGAGAGCTTATGATGGTTCTGATCCTAATAAGCCTCTTCTCATGGCTATCAAAGGCAAGATCTATGATGTCTCTCGCTCCAGGTaattcctctctttctctctgattgctgctgctgttcttgttttgtaaaataaacaTTTCTGGTCGGATTAGCTTAGAAGCTTCAAATTAGCACCGAATGTATCATACGATTTTCAATTGGGTcccaaaataacaattttaccAATTAGGTCCTAATGGCTTAAACATTTCTCAATTGGGTCCTTCTATCAATTCTTATAACATTACTTGTCATGCCTGAAAACAATTCTGAAACTCAACTTGGTGTGCACTGTGCAGGATGTTTTATGGTCCTGGTGGTCCATATGCATTGTTTGCCGGAAGGGAAGCTAGCAGGGCCTTAGCACTCATGTCTTTCGACCCCCGAGATCTTAACGGGAACCTTGAAGGCTTAAGTGAACCTGAGCTTGAAGTTTTACAGGACTGGGAATATAAATTCATGGAAAAATATGTGAAGGTCGGGCAGCTTGTGGGCACTGATCAAGCTGTTAATGGAGGTGAAGTCCAAGAGAGTGAGAAACATGACTGAAATCAGGAGCAATGAAAGCTAAGTTTAAGCATGGTTTTTGATGGTTGCCAAGTATATAGAAGTGTATGCAATACATTATTGTAGCAGAGGCATGCATTACATGGATGGAGAGCTACTTGCTGAACATAGATGGTAAGTTTAAACTGAAAGTAGCTTTTAATTTGAACCTACTGGTCATGAAAACATAATTGATGATTTGGCTTTGCCTGATTCACATAGTTTCTTTATCTGTTTCATTTTCTTACAACCAAGAGTGATTCAAACGAGTAGTTCTTGGACCTAGAAGTGGAATGGTTACAATCTTAAGAACTGTGTTTGGTCCTTCACCAGCCAACCCTTAATCCCAATCAATAAGCCACAGATAAATTCTCCCAGACATGAATGAAGAGTAAAATTCAAAAGATGAATCAATTTCCGAATTCCATGTCATAAGACCGTCTGTTTTGTTTCGCCAATATTCATATGGATTTTGGGACGATGGATTGCCAGTTGAAACaattttgttgatttgaaaaaacccAGAAGAATATTTCAGCAAAGAATTGAAAAACCCAGAtgtaaaagaatatattttatccAAGCGATGCTTAACTGCAGAACGGTTCTGCCAGAACCTAGTCAGTAGTCACTACGATGCAGAAGACACAACAGTGCAAGAAGAAGACGAATTTAGCAACAGTGCATGAACTTTAACCTACTAATATATGCGCTAACAGTGTTGGCAGTCACAGATGGCTTTCCGTGAATTAACTTTTCACCTTCAAAAGCCCATTTGTGCAATAATTTAAGCTCACATCCCCCAGATCAACCACCCTTGTTGTTTCACATCCACGTTGACGGAGTTTGAGCAAGCAAGAAGAGCTGCAGAGAATGCAACATAGAGGGCGGCAGATGGATTAAAAGACTGCAAGGGAGAAtgattgtgttattttttaaaatatttttttattttgaaatatttttaaaataatattattttattttttaaaaaattattcttggtatttacatatatataaaaatattaatttgaaaaaacaaatatttaaattttttttaaacactttaaaaaaaaaaaaaccaaacattcCAGAAGAGAGAAGTTTTTGCCTTTGGAATTGAAAAATCCAGATGGGTCTCCATATAATACTTAGAAATTGTCGATACCATCAAAAATCGTTGTTTGTTTAGGACCGCTGGCTTAACCATTTGCATCTAGAGATGGGTTTCGCTCATTATTGTCTTAACAGTTCTTTATCGTGAAATTATGTCCGCCACCTAATCTGATctgctttttatattttaaaaataattttaaaaaataattttttaaatttattttaaattaaatttttgtttgatatttttaaatcattttcatgtactattattaaaaataattttttaaaaaatatttttaaataaataatcaattaacaaaGTCAATTAACACGCCTTAAATACACGGGTGTTTTACCCTGTAAATTACCAAAGTCAATTAACAATTATTAATACCtgatttaacttcttttttaaaaaaaaagtaatgctaatttaatttatttttatataaatcttgaaattattAATCTTGATTAATCTATTCAACTAGCAATCCAAACCTTGCCACCTTACTCAGGTTTAATAACTTCGGGAGTAGGcataatgatttctttttttaggataaattagcagaaaaaaagagagaaaaaaccaaataaaggCAAAATGACATAAACTTGTCTGAAACGCGGGATGTGAATTTAAGCTGCGTTGATCAAGGTTGTTAATACTGTTTCGACAGGTGTttcgttttttcaattggaacggAATGTTTTGATTTCGGAGTGTTTCGACGTGCCGTTTCGAAGTTGTactgttgatatatatatttataatttataaaatatataaaactcaaactaataattttttaaaaaaataaatttaaaataagctaattaaattatattttcatggcTTCGTCCTTTCGGCTTATAATTAAGTGATAATTAATGACattaattttgaagttgttCGATaccacaacaaattaattaatcactacCACTGACAATGAGATGACAATAATTAGGAACTTTCTTGTGTgtaattaaagaatataattcTGCCTGCTATGTGTAGAATTCAAAGCTTTGGCGTGGTTAACAATCaagaactttatttatttattttcaaagtttcaaattaaaacgaCAAGGATCAGAGGCTTTGCAATTTAAAATTAGTGTGTCATCATCCTCCCATTTggagattaataatttaatattgctAATTGTCCAAGAAACGACAAGCACTAGAGTATTATTTGTTGACCCAtgataaacaataatttatctGCACAAAGGGTTAGTGCTGGAAGGAcgtttttatagtttattgatTTGAACTTGAACAGAGAAAAGAGATCGCATCTTAGCTTTGGGTGTACTGTGCAGTTAATGAAAAGGTACCGGGTTTAATTTCGAGTCTTTGACTCGATGGTTTTAACCCGAAACTGAACACCTGAATTTCGGCCGGAACGTTCCGGCCGAAATTTGACCGGAATTTCCGGATCAACTCGAGATTTTAAGCGAGGTGAAACTTGTTTCCGTTTTATTTTCGGTTTTTTTAACTGGTACGAGACGTTCCGGGCATTCCGGCCGAAACGGAACGGTATTAACAACCCTGACGTGAATGGGTCGAACTACTGTGAAAGTCAGCCTtctaaaattaaacaacaaattCCATACGAGAATAGTAAAAATACGAACAGTATGATTTTAGAAACTTTGAATTATTGACTTGGGAAAGGACTTGGTCAGTATCTAAGTGTCCGTCGATAATtagaggggtttttttttttaataatgattaaaagtataatagtatttgttttttttatttaaaaatatatcaaaataatatttttttattttttaaaatttatttataataaaaaatatttttaatattaacatattaaaaaaactgaaaagcaACAATGAAAGTAGCAAAATCTATCTATAGATGAGAAGAGATTGGATGATCAGTTGATTAATTACCATGCAAAATGATTAAGTAGTGAATCCACCATCTTACCCAGTGGAAGAAAATGTCATTGTTTTTAATCCTATGTATAgatcattaaaagaaaacaacgaTCAAGTGATTCTCTTGACATGGTCAATACATATGCCTGGTCCATTCGATTTCTTGACGTATGTAGTCCTTGAGCACACGCTTTTACGGAAATTTCTTCAGATACGTAAAAAGTTATCATTGTTCGTCTGTGATCGCCGAAAACAGTATATATATAGGAGGAGCGTTCGAGTGTTCTCTCACCAATATTgtcagcaacaaaaaaaaaaaaaaagttgctctCTCACGCACCCAGCCGGCTTGAAAACACAAACCCTAGCTAGATATATAGGTGAATATTGCTTTTAATAACCACGAGTTTGCTTGCTTCTTATAGAGAACAGTTTCAATCTCTTATAGAATCCAATGAGGATTATTCAGTGGATTAAAACGATGTTCCGGAAGTTGCTGAATAAAAAGGTGAGTGTGCAATGAATTTCTTTGATGCATGGTTCCTTGCTCAGTTTGTTTTCTATCCAAGAGTTCCAAACCGGTGAACTCAGTCATTTGGTTAGTAGAGCCCAAAACGTATTTCAAGTTGAATTTTGTATGGTTCCTTACTTGGACGAGGTTCatttggtttttcaaaattatctacATAACTGGTGAGTGGAGCCCAAAAGAAGGTGCTTTCCAAAACCTCCAATTTGAAGATCTTACACAGTTTGAAAGAAGAGAGGTTTGGGTGTATTAACGAAATTCAACTTGAAACTATTGTGAGCTGTAGCCAACACAGAGGACCAATCCAACTATGGCTTTTGTTATCTTTCAAGCTATTGCATGTTGTTGAATTGTTTCTTacatttatatattgtttttccaGGTAACTAGGCCTGATGATTTTTTGAGAGAGGATCAAGAAGCTTTACTAGAAAGAAATCCCCATGGAGACCTAACATGCCAACGTTGTATGAAGGAAATGCGTGTCCTTGAGGAACAAGTAGCTCACAAAGACAGGGAAATACAGTACTATAAGGGACTCCTTAGTTCTAAAGATCAGGAAATTCGAAGGCTTGAAAAAATGAATATGCCACAGAACCCACAGAGCAGACCATGGTATCcagaagaagacatacttggAGCACATCCATCTCATGGAGAAAACCGTACTCCATCGGGATTATAGTAGTTTTGTAGCCTAAAGCTTATTGGACCTCCAATGGAACCAACATAGCAGCTCATGTATGTAGAGTTACTTGTGCTCATCTATATACTTGTAAACAAGTATATGTTTGGGTCATTATCAGTTATAGtaaattgtatttaaataatacaTGTAATAAGATTTAAGATGCTGATTATTGTCATCAAATGATAATTTTCTAGGAAGCAGAATAGCATTGGGGCTGTTGGAGTAATTATGGTATGGAGACAAATAAATagaatgattgattgatttagAGGCATGAGACAGTCTTTAAAGTGT
The sequence above is drawn from the Populus alba chromosome 15, ASM523922v2, whole genome shotgun sequence genome and encodes:
- the LOC118055680 gene encoding membrane steroid-binding protein 2; the encoded protein is MGLYATAMETMEAYTGLSPAAFFTIAAVMVVVYKIVCSMFVDPEEFDKKPINASGSIATNQPPPPEPQPQPPTIQEPVQLGDVTEEELRAYDGSDPNKPLLMAIKGKIYDVSRSRMFYGPGGPYALFAGREASRALALMSFDPRDLNGNLEGLSEPELEVLQDWEYKFMEKYVKVGQLVGTDQAVNGGEVQESEKHD